A part of Apostichopus japonicus isolate 1M-3 chromosome 10, ASM3797524v1, whole genome shotgun sequence genomic DNA contains:
- the LOC139975244 gene encoding translationally-controlled tumor protein homolog isoform X2, which translates to MLIYRDMLTDEVLFDDAYPIKLVDDLYYRVTGKLTSESTDVNESVIAGNASAEGGWEAFEANVRKGVNIVLAYHLKEIEGLDRKEYITLFKQYARRLIRHYKKNLPDKVAELEDKIRMLLEEVEKLLKAEEFQFFQAVSDIGEGMVALLGYEEDGMTPYMIFYKHGLREEKL; encoded by the exons ATGCTGATCTACAGAGATATGCTTACAG ATGAGGTGCTGTTCGACGACGCCTATCCTATAAAGCTAGTTGATGACTTGTACTACAGGGTCACTGGAAAG cTCACCTCTGAATCGACAGACGTTAACGAGTCTGTCATCGCAGGCAACGCATCTGCCGAAGGAGGCTGGGAGGCCTTTGAAGCTAATGTGAGGAAAGGTGTCAACATAGTTCTAGCCTACCATCTGAAAGAAATTGAAGGTCTGGACAGGAAGGAGTATATAACCTTATTCAAACAATATGCTAGAAG GCTTATAAGGCACTACAAGAAAAACCTTCCCGACAAAGTTGCCGAATTGGAAGATAAGATCCGAATGCTTTTGGAAGAGGTGGAGAAGCTATTGAAGGCTGAGGAGTTCCAGTTTTTCCAGGCCGTTTCAGATATAGGGGAAGGAATGGTTGCCCTTCTTGGATATGAGGAGGATGGTATGACGCCTTACATGATCTTTTACAAACATGGCTTGCGAGAAGAGAAATTG TGA
- the LOC139975244 gene encoding translationally-controlled tumor protein homolog isoform X1, protein MLIYRDMLTDEVLFDDAYPIKLVDDLYYRVTGKLTSESTDVNESVIAGNASAEGGWEAFEANVRKGVNIVLAYHLKEIEGLDRKEYITLFKQYARRLIRHYKKNLPDKVAELEDKIRMLLEEVEKLLKAEEFQFFQAVSDIGEGMVALLGYEEDVTTVSHRMCASRMNRISAESTLQKNNP, encoded by the exons ATGCTGATCTACAGAGATATGCTTACAG ATGAGGTGCTGTTCGACGACGCCTATCCTATAAAGCTAGTTGATGACTTGTACTACAGGGTCACTGGAAAG cTCACCTCTGAATCGACAGACGTTAACGAGTCTGTCATCGCAGGCAACGCATCTGCCGAAGGAGGCTGGGAGGCCTTTGAAGCTAATGTGAGGAAAGGTGTCAACATAGTTCTAGCCTACCATCTGAAAGAAATTGAAGGTCTGGACAGGAAGGAGTATATAACCTTATTCAAACAATATGCTAGAAG GCTTATAAGGCACTACAAGAAAAACCTTCCCGACAAAGTTGCCGAATTGGAAGATAAGATCCGAATGCTTTTGGAAGAGGTGGAGAAGCTATTGAAGGCTGAGGAGTTCCAGTTTTTCCAGGCCGTTTCAGATATAGGGGAAGGAATGGTTGCCCTTCTTGGATATGAGGAGGATG TGACGACCGTCAGCCATAGAATGTGTGCTAGCAGGATGAACAGAATTTCAGCAGAATCAACTTTACAGAAAAATAACCCTTGA
- the LOC139975234 gene encoding uncharacterized protein, translated as MGERTGGKEDCLEVQWNHANTASGFNTTPIRFKRPTQNHGDERPKESHEHFLERLPTRDFSQLKGGAHKRGRPACTEYAKISAAISSVRKKVTVTSSPSKAFWESVVMELGWSTKNLKRSVKVLRSIWCNNRGNIRLLVESGEGATRTKPREKRKRKLVRFSSNWVDINMKRKYCTCQTYYDNKRQYIHCKQCDEWYHYSCMRIPSTVKSGFNVTFYCGIGKCNNGKYVFQLHHDKDGVKLKENSGEIVHPQPPTAKSSHECNDTNTDSCKNESTEVASRVSNKTLSGSQVNNDDYVIKQFPKKGTFSINADTYNTVLSKRRGRCLPTGEW; from the exons ATGGGAGAACGCACTGGTGGAAAGGAAGATTGCTTGGAGGTTCAATGGAACCACGCAAATACGGCAAGTGGGTTTAATACAACGCCAATTCGCTTCAAACGGCCAACTCAGAATCATGGCGACGAACGTCCG AAAGAGTCACACGAACATTTCCTGGAACGATTGCCGACAAGGGATTTCTCTCAGCTAAAAGGCGGTGCTCACAAGCGAGGGCGACCTGCGTGTACCGAGTATGCCAAGATCTCTGCCGCAATTTCGTCAGTGAGAAAAAAGGTGACGGTTACCTCATCACCATCAAAAGCTTTCTGGGAGAGTGTCGTTATGGAACTGGGCTGGTCGACAAAAAATCTCAAGAGGTCAGTGAAGGTCCTCCGGAGCATATGGTGTAATAACAGAGGAAACATACGATTACTGGTAGAATCGGGAGAAGGGGCAACAAGAACGAAACCAAGGGAAAAGAGGAAACGTAAGCTAGTAAGATTTTCAAGTAATTGGGTCGAcattaatatgaaaagaaagtattGCACTTGTCAAACGTATTATGATAACAAACGACAGTACATCCATTGCAAGCAATGTGATGAATGGTACCATTACAGCTGTATGCGTATTCCTTCAACGGTAAAGTCTGGTTTTAATGTAACATTTTATTGCGGTATTGGTAAGTGTAACAACGGAAAGTATGTATTTCAGCTGCACCATGATAAAGATGGCGTTAAGTTGAAAGAAAACTCGGGTGAAATAGTACATCCGCAACCTCCTACCGCCAAATCAAGCCATGAATGTAATGATACAAACACCGATTCATGTAAGAATGAAAGTACAGAAGTTGCCAGCCGTGTATCAAATAAGACGTTAAGTGGATCACAAGTAAATAATGATGACTACGTTATTAAGCAGTTTCCCAAGAAGGGAACATTTTCAATCAATGCAGACACTTATAACACAGTATTAAGTAAAAGACGCGGTAGGTGTCTTCCCACAGGGGAATGGTAA
- the LOC139975331 gene encoding uncharacterized protein yields the protein MDPAPEELTDTIIQSQSATANCSPQCQLPDNEPEKDVVCAFCQIGYHLQCAGVRKQPPKSKVWICQPCRKLPKLLQDTIERLNNALEEIEELKTQNRHERKKYDLQEIPESRQGFEATLEETYSSIVQKQPQQEQRHNLLIGDSILRDFNNGTFENTTVRCIRGASVESIRMDITEEIDLEKIQNLIIHVGTNDVSSGSDATEILEKFEDMITTLQVATPKTENGPFITVSGPCPRLDAYSPEIEELDNKLNELMLKLDCRYIANSLSFKYADGRIDRSMYSDDVHLNRKGAERLAERLTAIPSIHRQTLVNKATPEDQIHSNPQPSKYRSPRVKYPRRNHVGPDRNSHPRLNARSYQPPNFRRPTTRHEPMMPPIRQRPPYHYQNHYRDKTSYNDHDQHHTPSARRGCYNCGEHNHNIRTCRHQQPLQCRVCSRYGHKERYCYFR from the coding sequence ATGGATCCAGCACCCGAAGAACTCACTGACACTATTATTCAGAGTCAATCAGCCACAGCGAATTGCTCGCCACAGTGTCAACTTCCAGATAATGAGCCGGAAAAAGATGTCGTCTGTGCGTTCTGTCAAATAGGATATCATCTCCAATGCGCTGGTGTAAGGAAACAGCCACCTAAATCGAAAGTATGGATCTGCCAACCATGCCGTAAACTACCAAAGCTCCTACAAGACACCATTGAAAGACTCAATAACGCTCTCGAGGAGATCGAAGAACTGAAAACTCAGAATcgacatgaaagaaaaaaatacgaTCTACAGGAAATACCTGAATCTCGCCAAGGATTTGAAGCGACATTGGAAGAAACATATTCAAGCATTGTTCAGAAACAACCACAGCAAGAGCAGAGGCATAATTTACTGATAGGAGATTCAATTTTAAGAGATTTCAACAATGGAACCTTCGAAAACACAACTGTGCGATGCATTCGCGGAGCGTCTGTTGAATCAATACGTATGGACATAACTGAAGAGATTGACCTCGAGAAAATCCAGAACCTGATTATTCATGTAGGGACGAATGATGTTTCGAGCGGGAGTGACGCTACAGAAATTCTTGAAAAATTTGAGGACATGATTACAACTCTTCAGGTAGCCACTCCAAAAACGGAAAACGGTCCCTTCATCACCGTGTCTGGGCCATGCCCGAGACTTGATGCCTATTCGCCTGAAATCGAGGAACTTGACAACAAACTGAACGAGCTGATGCTGAAACTAGACTGTCGATATATTGCAAACAGCTTATCATTCAAGTACGCAGATGGAAGAATAGACCGATCAATGTACTCTGACGACGTTCACTTGAATCGCAAAGGAGCTGAAAGACTTGCAGAGCGCCTCACAGCAATCCCCTCGATACACCGTCAAACTCTAGTCAACAAAGCCACTCCTGAAGATCAAATCCACAGCAATCCCCAACCATCGAAATACAGGAGCCCTCGTGTAAAGTATCCTCGCCGCAATCATGTAGGACCTGATCGCAATTCCCATCCACGCCTGAATGCCAGGAGTTACCAACCGCCCAACTTCCGTCGCCCAACAACTAGACATGAACCAATGATGCCCCCCATTCGCCAACGCCCACCATACCACTACCAGAACCATTACCGAGACAAAACCAGCTATAATGATCATGACCAACATCATACGCCATCAGCACGACGCGGTTGCTACAATTGTGGAGAGCATAACCACAACATTCGAACCTGCCGTCACCAACAACCGTTACAGTGCCGAGTTTGCTCGCGATATGGTCACAAGGAACGATATtgttattttcgatag